A stretch of the Rhinoderma darwinii isolate aRhiDar2 chromosome 3, aRhiDar2.hap1, whole genome shotgun sequence genome encodes the following:
- the LOC142751027 gene encoding uncharacterized protein LOC142751027 has protein sequence MCFLNPTVQDIKTRWRSCRDQFRREMGERGRSGDGASRKRPYIYTKQLMFLKDIMEMRTTTDNLEDTAEENDFGESLQEPPAPNVLPPSPEPTPQEPAPGQSAGAVASPAEERPVRARTRRARAPQSSTAAQVDTRVLEYLRRAAEEDGNDAFGRSIVPLLRLVPMDRMGRLQASIVTLIDASRPPYNPNVCFTAIEQWRSSAMPATTPQVPGPFHPVPQMPRPHPYMRPMAPHFPGPTYHPQHQHHYAGEEQPTQLQVQHSGAEMQAYSSPGHQYQHL, from the exons atgtgttttttaaatccaacagtccaagatatcaaaacacggtggcggagctgccgtgaccaatttcgCAGAGAAATGGGTGAAAGGGGACGCAGCGGGGATGGCGCGTCTCGCAAGCGACCCTATATCTATACCaagcagctgatgttcttgaaggacatcatggagatgcgcac aaccaccgacaatttggaggacaccgcagaGGAGAATGACTTCGGCGAGTCTCTGCAAGAAcctcctgctcccaatgtcctgccgcccagcccagagccgacaccccaggagcccgcacctggccagtctgcaggggccgtcgcctctccagcagaggagcgccccgtgcgtgcccgcactcgccgTGCCCGTGCTCCACAGtcctccacagctgcccaggtaGATACTCGTGTCCTGGAGTATCTAAGGCGAGCCGCTGAAGAGGACGGGAATGACGCGTTTGGCCGAAGCATAGTTCCCCTCCTACGGCTggtgcccatggaccgtatgggccgtctgcaggcgtcgatcgtaacattgatcgacgcttccagACCGCCCTACAATCCTAACGTCTGCTTCACGGCCATAGAACAATGGCGCAgttcagccatgccggccaccacaccccaggtgcctggcccattccaccctgtcccccagatgccacgcccgcatccgtacatgcgccctatggctccccacttccctgggcCAACATACCAcccccaacatcagcaccactatgctggcgaggaacaacctacccagctccaggtccagcatagtggtgctgaaatgcaggcgtattcctccccgggccaccagtaccaacacctATGA